From one Bacillus sp. FJAT-42376 genomic stretch:
- a CDS encoding GvpL/GvpF family gas vesicle protein has translation MSNLIYLYGLIPAEEAAKAPLPSFKGFDQEHDGYAVNYGSATAVICELDPVKYSEDQIKEKVNEMEWLHEKAFHHHEMLMMLEKEYTLIPTKFCTIYSSLDSLNETVHTHQERMAELFGYLDGKEEWNLKIFSDDSQMRESFGDHNPTVMAKREEIAQLPPGRQYFEKRKLEQLVEREMELEKNRICEQIHDELVPFAIDSTVKKTWSQDVTGREEQMCWNSVYLLPKDQIAVFKERILKAAEAYQTSGWKFEPTGPWPPYHFASLTSNEERKHGSAPAN, from the coding sequence ATGAGCAATTTAATTTATTTATACGGATTAATCCCTGCTGAAGAGGCAGCGAAAGCGCCATTGCCATCCTTCAAGGGATTTGACCAGGAGCATGACGGTTATGCTGTAAACTACGGCAGCGCAACGGCCGTCATCTGTGAACTGGATCCTGTTAAGTACTCTGAAGATCAAATAAAAGAGAAAGTAAATGAAATGGAATGGCTGCATGAGAAAGCCTTCCATCATCACGAAATGCTTATGATGCTTGAGAAGGAGTACACGCTCATTCCGACAAAATTCTGTACCATTTACTCCTCACTGGACAGCTTAAACGAAACGGTTCACACACATCAGGAGCGAATGGCTGAACTGTTTGGTTATCTCGATGGTAAAGAGGAATGGAACTTGAAAATTTTCAGTGATGATTCTCAGATGAGAGAATCATTTGGAGACCATAACCCTACCGTTATGGCTAAAAGAGAAGAGATAGCCCAGCTCCCGCCGGGAAGGCAGTATTTTGAGAAGAGAAAGCTTGAACAGCTCGTTGAGCGGGAAATGGAGCTTGAAAAAAACAGAATTTGTGAACAAATCCATGATGAGCTTGTCCCATTTGCCATTGACAGCACCGTTAAAAAAACGTGGAGCCAGGACGTAACAGGCAGAGAAGAGCAAATGTGCTGGAATAGTGTCTATCTCCTGCCAAAGGACCAAATTGCCGTTTTCAAAGAAAGAATACTGAAAGCCGCAGAGGCTTATCAGACATCAGGCTGGAAATTTGAACCGACCGGACCATGGCCTCCCTATCATTTCGCAAGTCTGACATCAAACGAGGAGAGAAAACATGGATCAGCCCCGGCAAATTGA
- a CDS encoding gas vesicle protein GvpG, translating into MIHKLFTAPLNLVVKVGEKIKEEADKELYDIPTIQQKLIQLQMMYELDEIEEQAYKEQEEQLLMRYETAKRLEMEQYEEMLNQEK; encoded by the coding sequence ATGATTCATAAGCTCTTTACCGCTCCATTGAATTTAGTGGTCAAGGTAGGAGAGAAAATTAAGGAAGAGGCAGATAAGGAACTGTATGATATTCCAACGATACAGCAAAAGCTTATTCAGCTTCAAATGATGTACGAACTGGATGAAATCGAGGAACAGGCCTACAAAGAACAGGAAGAACAGCTGCTAATGAGATATGAAACTGCCAAAAGACTTGAAATGGAGCAGTATGAAGAAATGCTGAATCAGGAGAAGTGA